Genomic DNA from Leucobacter triazinivorans:
GCTTCATCTCGAGACTCGAGCCGAGCACGAGGATGACCAGCGGCACGAGCGCGACCGGCGGGATGGGGCGGATCAACTCGACGATCGCTCGCGCTGAGCGATAGACCGGCTGAGACAGCCCGAAGGCGATTCCGAGCGGCACGGCAACGACGATGGCGATCGTCATCCCGAGGACGTACGCCGTCAGCGTCGCGAGCACGTCTGTGCGGAAGACGGCATCCCCCCAGAGGGCGAGCGCGCGCATCAGCACCTCGGAGAACGGTGGGAGGAATCCGCTGGCGATCAGTGAGGACCGGGACGCAATCTCGAGGATCAGGACCAGAACGAGCACGCCGGCCGCACCGCGCCGGAGCGCGACGCGCGAGCCGCGTCGCGCTCGCGTCGACCCTGCGGCGGCCGATCCGGCCGCCGCAGGGCGGGTCCGCGCGGAGGACTCAGCAGTCGGCCGGAGCGTCGAGGACATGATCCGTGAAATCGAACTCGTCGGTCAGCAGACCGCTCTCGAAGTAGATGTCGGCGTTGCGCTGGATCTCGGCGAGGCGATTCGTGCGTTGGTAGTCGAGCATCACCTCGGCCGCGGCGACTTCAGCCGGGGCGCCGAGCAGCGACATGAACTGCGTCTCGAACAGGTCGCGGTCGTCGACGAGGGCGCCCTGCGCCTCGAGCAGTGTGCACTGGATGGCCCGAACCGTGGCGGGGTTCTCGTCAGCGTACGTCTGCGAGGCGATCCAGCCGGATTCCGCCATACCGGTGTACTCGCCGGCGCCGTAATCGAAGACGGTCGTGCTCCCGAGGCCGCGGACCGCGGCGAGGGTCGGACCGACCGCGCTGGACGCGTCGATCGTTCCCTGCTCGAGTGCAGCCGCGACCTCCCCGTAGGGCAGCTCTACCCAGTCGACGGCATCGGGGTCGAGCCCTTCGGCGAGCATCGCGTGTCGCAGCTTGATGGCGTGGCTCGATGTGAGCGAGATCACGTTCACCGTGCGACCCTCGAGATCCGCGAGGGACGCGATCCCTGAGTCGGGCAGCGCTTCGAGCGATCCGGTGTCGGGGGTGCTCGCCCATCCCTCGGCTATGACGACGATCGGCAAGCCCTGGTTGATCGCGTCGATCACTCCGAAGTAGCTGGAGTTGGCGGCCGCCGTGTCTCCGGAGATGACGGATGTTACGGCGACGCCGCTGTTGTCGACGTACACGGGCTCGACCTCCAGCCCGTATTCGGCCGCGGTCTGTTCTGAGGCGAGCTGGAGCGGAACAGTTCCGGGGCCCTGGATTCCACTGATGCGGACTGAGCTCACCTCGGGGGTGCCGTCGGATCCTTCGGGGGCCGTGGTCGTGGCCGTGGACGAACAGGCGGCCAGGGCGAGCACCGCGCCGAGCGCGAGGGAGATGCGGATCCCTCGGTGGCGGGCAGGGGGGTGCGGGATGGTCATAGAGCGGTCACTCCTTCGTAACTGCGTATGGCGAGCATTTCGTCTGACAGTAGTACATGATTACTGAGCAGTCAATCATACAATCCCGCAACGCCGAGTGCGCTGCGGGACAGAGGCGGCCGTGGGGCGGGGTTCAGTCGGTGGAGCCGTGCGACTCGCGCAGGTGCTTCAGTGCGTTCACCGCGGCATTGCGGACGTGCTGTGCGCACAGGCGCGCGGCCTCAGCCGGCTCGCGGCGCACCGCGGCTGCGGCGACGGCGCGCAGTTCGGCGACAGCCGCGTCAGAGCGTCCCGGCTCGCTCATCGAGGTTGCGCGAAGCAGGCGTACGCGAGCCTGCAGGCCCTCGACGATGCCCGCGAGCGTGGGGCTTCCTGCCCCTTCGACCAGCACCTCGTAGAACTGATCCTTGGAGTCGAGGACGATGCGGATGTCCTCGGTGCCGGCAGAGGAGGCGGCGAAGCGCTCCACGGACTCGACGAGGCGCGCGAGCTGCGCGTCGTCCGCTCGCTGCACGAAGCGCTCGATGAGGAGCGACTCGAGCAGCGCGCGAATCTCGTAGAGATCCTCGGCCTCCTCGAGCGACGGTGTGGAGACGATCGCGCCGCGCTGCGGGACCACCGTGACGAGGCCCTCGCTCGTGAGTTCACGCAGGGCCTCGCGCACGGTGGTGCGCGAGACCTGCAGCTGTTCGATGAGTTCGCGCTCGACGAGTCGCTGGCCCGGGCGGAACTCGAAATTGAGGATCGCGGATCGCAGCGCCTGAATGACCTGCTGGCGCAGCGGCGCGGCGATGCGATCCATCGCGGGCTTCGTCCAGGGGGATGCTGCAGGCGCGGAATCGCTCATGGCTTGCCTTCACTCTCGAGTCGTCATGATCATAGCGCCGGAGTGGCGAAGATGTATGACGAAGACACTATCCGACATCTGGATGTCGACGTAGGCGTATAGTACTGTATGACAATCGGTCAATCGGCCGACGAGAGGGCCGGAAGGGGCAACGGGATATGGATTACGCAGGGCTCGAGGGCAAGGTTGCGATCGTGACGGGCGGCACCGGGGGGATTGGCGAAGCGATCGTCGATCGGCTCATCCGCTCCGGTACTCGGGTCGTGATCGTCGGTACGAACGCCGAGCGCGCGCGGGCCCTCGCGGCGAACTATGGAGAGCAGGCGATCGGCGTTGCCGCCGATGTGTCCACGGAGGCCGGTGTCGCAGTGTACATGAGCGCTGCGCTGGAGGCGTTCGGCTCGGTCGATCTGCACGTGCTCAATGCCGGGATCGCGGGCACGCCGGGTCAGCTGATCGCCGACGCCAGCGTGGCGGAGTGGGATCAGGTGATGGGAGTGAATGTGCGCGGTCCGTTCTTGGGGATCCAGGCGGCACTGCGGGAGTACTCGAAGACGGGGGCGACTGGCTCGATCGTCGTGATGGCGTCGATCGCGAGTCTCCGGGGCGCGGCCGATCTGCTGGCCTACACGGCGTCGAAGCATGCGGTAGCCGGGCTGGTCGAGGGCGCTGCTGTGCACGCCGGTCCGGTCGGCGTGCGCGTGAACGCCGTCGCGCCAGGGCTGATCCCGACGCCGTTGTTCGGTGAAGCCGGTATGGAGAATATGCGCCAACGGGCGTCGACCTCGCCGCTGCGCCGTGCGGGGGAGCCTGATGAGATCGCGACTGCGACGGCCTTTCTCCTCAGCGATGACGCCTCCTACATCACCGGCACGCTCCTCTCCGTCGATGGCGGCTCGAGTGTGCAGAACAACTGTCGCTACGGCGGCGGTGCGGGGTTGTGGGATCCTTCCGAGATCGACGCGCCGCTGCTCGAGTCCTTCGGGCGGCTGGACTAGTCTGTACGATTGTCATACGATAGTAGTATCCATAGCGGAAGCGCTCGAGGGCGAGCGCGGAAGGAGAACGCCGTGTACATCGTGACCGGAGTGGGCGGTTATGTGAGCTCCCGAGTGGCCGAGGCGCTGCTGAGGAGTGAACCGGCCGAATCGATCATCGTGACGACGCGCAGCGCAGACACCGCGGCGACGTGGCGCGCCCGTGGAGTCGATGCGAGAATCGCGGACTACAACGACTCGGGCTCGCTGCGACGCGGCTTCGAGGGCGGGCGCTCGCTCTTCATGATCTCCGGTATGGAGGCCGGTCCACGTCGGCAGCGGCAGCACGGCGACGTCGTGGATGCGGCTGCCGCCGCCGGTGTGGAGCACCTCGTCTACACTTCCTTCCTCGGCGCCGATCATCCCGGCGCGAGCTCAGTGGAGGTCGCCGACCATCAGTTCACCGAGCAGCGGGTGCGTGAGAGCGGCATGCGCTGGAACTTCATGCGCAACAGCCAGTACGCCGATGCCATGGCCGAGAACCAGGCGGCGATCTCCATCGCGTCCGGGGTGAGCGCGGGCAACACCGGCGAGGGCCGCGTCTCCTTCGTCTGTCGCGATGACGTCGCCGAAGTCGGTGCCGCTCTGCTGCGCGGCGCCGGCGAGCCCAATACCGGGTACGACGTCACGGGCCCCGAGGCCTTCACCTATCGCGAGGTGGGCGAGATGATATCCGCGCTCTCCGGTGCGTCGATCGAGATGCGGGACCTCAGCGACGACGAGATGTACGCGCTCTGGGACGGGCTCGGCGTGCCGCGCTCCGCGGACGGAGACTTCTCCGCCTCGCCGGTTCCCTGGGCGAGCGACGGGATGGTGACGCTCGGCCGGATGATCCGCGAGGGGCACTGCGCGAACGTCACCGACGTCGTCGAGCGGTTCACGGGACGCCCGGGGCGGAGCCTCGAGGACCTGATGCGCGCCGCGCAGCCCGGCTGGCCGGCCCCCGGGGGCGTGACGGCATGAACGACGCGGAGTACGAAGTTGTCATCGTCCGCTACGGCACCCGCAGCGGGCATCGCGGCGAGGTCTACCTGAACTACCCGATCTACGGCGAGCCGGATGCTCCGATCGGCATGGACTACTACGTCTGGGTGATCCGTAACGAGCACCGCACGGTACTCGTCGACACCGGGTTTTCCCCACTGGGTGCGGAGCGCCGGCAACGCACCTTTGTTCGCGCGATCCCCGAGGTCTACGCCGCGCTGGGCATCGACACCGGCGCCGAGCAGACGCTCGTCGTCACCCACGCTCACTATGACCACATCGGTAATCTCGCCCTCTTCCCGCGCGCGCAGGTGCACATCAGCGGCGTCGAGTTGGACTTCTGGCTGAGTCCGATGGGCGAGCGGAAGCAGTTCAGCCACTCCACGGAGCCGGACGAGATCGCCGCGCTCCGCACGGCCCTCGACGAGGGCCGCGTGACCCGGGTCGGCGAAGGCGACCTCATCGCCCCCGGCATCGAGCTGCTCGAGATCGGTGGGCACACCCCCGGGCAGCTCGCGGTGAAGGTTGCGACCGACGAAGGGACCGTGCTGCTGGCCTCGGACGCGATCCACTACTACGAGGAGTATGAGGCGGACCTCCCCTTCGCGTTCGTCGCCGACCTCCCGGCAATGTACGCCGGCTTCGACCGGATCAGAGGTCTGATCGAGCGAGGTGACGTCGACCACCTCGTCTCGGGGCACGACCCGGCCACCCTGCAGAGATTCACGCCGGTGACGGACGGGCCGCTGGCGGGCATCGCCGCGACCATCGGCCAGGCGCCGCAGGCCCACCACGACGAGGAAGCAGAGCAGAGCAATGACTGAACGAGCGGGCTTCATCGGCCTCGGGAACATGGGAGGACGCATGGCGCGCCGCCTCGTCGAGGGCGGTGTCACGGTGCACGGCTTCGATCTGGATCCGACGACCGCGGCCGCGGTCGGCGCGCAGGCGCACCCCTCTGCCTCGGACGTGCTGGCGCAGAGCGACGTCGTCTTCCTCTCGCTGCCCGACAGCGGCGTCGTCGAGCGCGTCGTGTTGCAGGACGAGCGCTTTCTCGCCGGTCTGCGCGCGGGAATGACGATCGTCGATCTCAGCACCGCCGCACCTGCCTCGACGCAGCGGATCGCCGCAGCCCTTGCCGAGCGTAGTGCCGCGTACATCGACGCGGGGATCTCCGGCGGTGCCGCCGCAGCGGAGCGCGGAACACTGACGTTGATGGTCGGCGGCGATGCCGAGGCGCTCGAGCGCACCCGACCGCTGATGGACCGCTTCGCTGCGAAGATCGTGCACATGGGCGCCTCCGGTGCTGGACACTCGACGAAGCTTCTCAACAATTTCCTGAACGCCATCAGCCTGTCGGCGACGGCCGAGGTGATGGTCGGGGCGAAGCGTGCCGGACTGGATCTGCACAAGGTGCTGGATGTGCTCAATGCGAGCTCGGGTGTCAACTTCGCCACACTGAACCGCTTCCCGCATATCGTCGAAGGCGACTACCTCGAGGGCGGGCTTACGAACGCGCTGATGATGAAGGACGTTGTTCTCTACGTCGAGCACCTGCAGGAGCTCGGGGTGGTCTCGCTGAACGCCCCCGGCCCGCTCTCCAGTTTCGGCCTCGCGAATGCCCTGGGCTATCGCGACGCCATCAGCAACACGGTCGTCGATGCCATCGGCGACGTCTCGGGTGGAATCCGTCTGCACGACGGTGCCTGAGCGCGACGACCGACGACGACTTCACAGGAATCGAGGAGTTCAGCATGACTGTCAATGAAGCGAGCCACCGCCAGACCTACGAAGAGGGGCTCGAGATGCGCCGGCGGGTGCTCGGGCACGATCACGTCGAGCGGTCGCTCGCGCAGGTCAGCGAGTTCGGTCGACCGATCCAGGAGCTCGTCACCGAGTACTGCTGGGGCGGCGTGTGGACACGGGAGGAGCTCGACCCGAAGACCCGCAGCCTGATGAACATCGTGATGCTGTCCGCCCTCAACCGCGGACACGAGCTCGGTGTGCACGTGCGCGGTGCGATCCGCAACGGCGTCACCGTCGAGGAGATTCAGGAGGCCCTCATCCAGGTCGCGGTCTACGTGGGGGTCCCCGCAGGGCTCGAGTCCTTCCGCATTGCGGAGTCGAAGCTGGACGAGATGCGGGCGGCGGGCGAGCTGTGAGCGAGCGCCTCACCATCGGGTTCATCGGGCTCGGCAACATGGGCACGCCGATGTCGCGGCGCCTGCTCGACGCAGGTATCGGCGTGCGCGGCTTCGACCTCGACGCGGCCGCGCGAGAGCGGTTCGCCCAGCACGGCGGCACCGCCTTCGACGATCTCTCGGAAATGGTGCCCGGCTGCGCTCAACTCATCCTGATGCTGCCCAACTCCGACATCGTCGGTGCGGTGCTCGAGGGCGACGGCGGCGTGCTCGAACGGATCGACCCTGGAACGCTGATCGTCGACATGAGCTCGTCCGAACCGCTGCGCACCCGGGCGCTCGCTGAACGGGTTGCCGCGCGCGGCGGACGATTGATCGATGCCCCCGTCTCGGGCGGGGTCGGAGGGGCAAACGCCGGCACACTCTCGATCATGGTCGGTGGGAACGCTGCCGATGTCGCCAGTGCCGAGCCGGTGCTCGCGCACCTCGGCCGCGTCAGCCACGTCGGCGCCGCCGGCGCCGGCCATGCGCTGAAGGCAATCAACAACCTGATGTCGGCGACGCATCTGTGGGTGACGAGCGAGGCGATGCAGACCGGCATCGCCTTCGGTCTCGCCCCGGAGACGATGCTCGAGGTGGTGAACCGCTCCAGCGGCCGCTCCGGATCCACCGAGCACAAGTGGCCGAAGTTCATCCTCGGCGAGAGCTACGACTCGGGGTTCAGCCTCGCGCTGATGCTCAAGGACATGCGGATCGCGACGGGCCTGGCCGAGCATCTCGGCGTGCCGCATGCTCTGAGCGACGCGGCGGTGCGCCACTGGCAGATCGCCGACGCGGATCTCGGGCGGGGCGCCGACCACACGGAAGTCGCGAGATGGCTCGCGCAGCACACGGAAGGACCGGAGGGGCGATGAGCGAGAAGGAGACGATCCGCGCGGAAGCGGAGGAGATCCTCGGCGAGTGGAACGGCAAGTTCCAGGCGGTGCTGGATCTGGACCCGGCGTTCATGGATGCATACGCGAAACTCGAAGCGGTGCCGCATCGCAAGGGCGCG
This window encodes:
- a CDS encoding ABC transporter substrate-binding protein yields the protein MTIPHPPARHRGIRISLALGAVLALAACSSTATTTAPEGSDGTPEVSSVRISGIQGPGTVPLQLASEQTAAEYGLEVEPVYVDNSGVAVTSVISGDTAAANSSYFGVIDAINQGLPIVVIAEGWASTPDTGSLEALPDSGIASLADLEGRTVNVISLTSSHAIKLRHAMLAEGLDPDAVDWVELPYGEVAAALEQGTIDASSAVGPTLAAVRGLGSTTVFDYGAGEYTGMAESGWIASQTYADENPATVRAIQCTLLEAQGALVDDRDLFETQFMSLLGAPAEVAAAEVMLDYQRTNRLAEIQRNADIYFESGLLTDEFDFTDHVLDAPADC
- a CDS encoding GntR family transcriptional regulator; this translates as MSDSAPAASPWTKPAMDRIAAPLRQQVIQALRSAILNFEFRPGQRLVERELIEQLQVSRTTVREALRELTSEGLVTVVPQRGAIVSTPSLEEAEDLYEIRALLESLLIERFVQRADDAQLARLVESVERFAASSAGTEDIRIVLDSKDQFYEVLVEGAGSPTLAGIVEGLQARVRLLRATSMSEPGRSDAAVAELRAVAAAAVRREPAEAARLCAQHVRNAAVNALKHLRESHGSTD
- a CDS encoding SDR family NAD(P)-dependent oxidoreductase; its protein translation is MDYAGLEGKVAIVTGGTGGIGEAIVDRLIRSGTRVVIVGTNAERARALAANYGEQAIGVAADVSTEAGVAVYMSAALEAFGSVDLHVLNAGIAGTPGQLIADASVAEWDQVMGVNVRGPFLGIQAALREYSKTGATGSIVVMASIASLRGAADLLAYTASKHAVAGLVEGAAVHAGPVGVRVNAVAPGLIPTPLFGEAGMENMRQRASTSPLRRAGEPDEIATATAFLLSDDASYITGTLLSVDGGSSVQNNCRYGGGAGLWDPSEIDAPLLESFGRLD
- a CDS encoding NAD(P)H-binding protein; translated protein: MYIVTGVGGYVSSRVAEALLRSEPAESIIVTTRSADTAATWRARGVDARIADYNDSGSLRRGFEGGRSLFMISGMEAGPRRQRQHGDVVDAAAAAGVEHLVYTSFLGADHPGASSVEVADHQFTEQRVRESGMRWNFMRNSQYADAMAENQAAISIASGVSAGNTGEGRVSFVCRDDVAEVGAALLRGAGEPNTGYDVTGPEAFTYREVGEMISALSGASIEMRDLSDDEMYALWDGLGVPRSADGDFSASPVPWASDGMVTLGRMIREGHCANVTDVVERFTGRPGRSLEDLMRAAQPGWPAPGGVTA
- a CDS encoding N-acyl homoserine lactonase family protein → MNDAEYEVVIVRYGTRSGHRGEVYLNYPIYGEPDAPIGMDYYVWVIRNEHRTVLVDTGFSPLGAERRQRTFVRAIPEVYAALGIDTGAEQTLVVTHAHYDHIGNLALFPRAQVHISGVELDFWLSPMGERKQFSHSTEPDEIAALRTALDEGRVTRVGEGDLIAPGIELLEIGGHTPGQLAVKVATDEGTVLLASDAIHYYEEYEADLPFAFVADLPAMYAGFDRIRGLIERGDVDHLVSGHDPATLQRFTPVTDGPLAGIAATIGQAPQAHHDEEAEQSND
- a CDS encoding NAD(P)-dependent oxidoreductase, with the protein product MTERAGFIGLGNMGGRMARRLVEGGVTVHGFDLDPTTAAAVGAQAHPSASDVLAQSDVVFLSLPDSGVVERVVLQDERFLAGLRAGMTIVDLSTAAPASTQRIAAALAERSAAYIDAGISGGAAAAERGTLTLMVGGDAEALERTRPLMDRFAAKIVHMGASGAGHSTKLLNNFLNAISLSATAEVMVGAKRAGLDLHKVLDVLNASSGVNFATLNRFPHIVEGDYLEGGLTNALMMKDVVLYVEHLQELGVVSLNAPGPLSSFGLANALGYRDAISNTVVDAIGDVSGGIRLHDGA
- a CDS encoding carboxymuconolactone decarboxylase family protein, which produces MTVNEASHRQTYEEGLEMRRRVLGHDHVERSLAQVSEFGRPIQELVTEYCWGGVWTREELDPKTRSLMNIVMLSALNRGHELGVHVRGAIRNGVTVEEIQEALIQVAVYVGVPAGLESFRIAESKLDEMRAAGEL
- a CDS encoding NAD(P)-dependent oxidoreductase encodes the protein MSERLTIGFIGLGNMGTPMSRRLLDAGIGVRGFDLDAAARERFAQHGGTAFDDLSEMVPGCAQLILMLPNSDIVGAVLEGDGGVLERIDPGTLIVDMSSSEPLRTRALAERVAARGGRLIDAPVSGGVGGANAGTLSIMVGGNAADVASAEPVLAHLGRVSHVGAAGAGHALKAINNLMSATHLWVTSEAMQTGIAFGLAPETMLEVVNRSSGRSGSTEHKWPKFILGESYDSGFSLALMLKDMRIATGLAEHLGVPHALSDAAVRHWQIADADLGRGADHTEVARWLAQHTEGPEGR